The genomic region GCGGTCACACTTCCACCTTCCTTGCGGAAGGCTGGCCGCAGCTTGGCAAGTATCTCCAAGGTGGTATTGGGCTTGATGAACTCATCCTGATCGAAGATGATCGGGTCCTTTTTCCGCTGGGGAATCTCCACAGCTACGATCTCCTTGGCCAGTCGACCATTGCGCTGAGCTTCTGCAGCCTTCATCTGTGACCCATAGGCGAATCGATCTTGATCCTCCCTATTGATGGAATATTTCTCGGCCAGATTCTCAGCGGTGACTCCCATGCCATCAGTACCGTATACGGCCTCCAGCTTGGGATTGATAAAACGCCATCCAAAGGAGGAATCGTGCATCTGCGCATCACGACCGAAGGGAGTACTCACCTTGGAGATCACCCATGGTCCGCGGGTCATGTGTTCCACTCCACCTGCGATGAAGAGATCCCCATCACCGGTATGGATCGCCCGATGTGCGTGAATAGCCGCGCTGAGCCCGGAGCTGCAGAGCCGATTGACCGTCTCTCCGGGCACCGTATAGGGGAGGCCCGCCAGCAGCAAGGCCATACGGGCCACATTGCGGTTATCCTCTCCGGCCTGATTGGCACATCCCATGATCACATCATCTATCGCCTCTCCAGGGACATCCGGATTGCGCGCCATCAACTCCCGGATGACATGTGCTGCGAGATTATCCGTACGGACTGGGCTGAGGGTGCCGGTGAATCTACCGATAGGTGTGCGTATGCCGTCAATGATGTAGCTCATAGGGTGTATGATTCAAGAGGGGTGATTCAAGAATGGATTCAAGAGGGATAATTGGGGATTCAAGAAAGGAGTTTCTGGAATTCATTTCGAGGGTAAAGGTAGTAGATGCCTATGGAGAAGAGTCTATCTCCCAAGCTTTGGAAGAATGATAGACCGTGCCCTTGAATTGAGAGACGAGTTCTTCATTCTGATT from Flavobacteriales bacterium harbors:
- the pcaF gene encoding 3-oxoadipyl-CoA thiolase, whose translation is MSYIIDGIRTPIGRFTGTLSPVRTDNLAAHVIRELMARNPDVPGEAIDDVIMGCANQAGEDNRNVARMALLLAGLPYTVPGETVNRLCSSGLSAAIHAHRAIHTGDGDLFIAGGVEHMTRGPWVISKVSTPFGRDAQMHDSSFGWRFINPKLEAVYGTDGMGVTAENLAEKYSINREDQDRFAYGSQMKAAEAQRNGRLAKEIVAVEIPQRKKDPIIFDQDEFIKPNTTLEILAKLRPAFRKEGGSVTAGNASGLNDGAAAVLIASEQGVEKYGLKPKAKIISSGVIGVEPRIMGIGPVKASQLALERAGLSLDDLDILELNEAFAAQVLACTRELGLADDDPRINPNGGAIAIGHPLGMTGARLLNTAAIELHEQDKRYALVTMCVGVGQGYAAVIERV